One part of the Terrimicrobium sacchariphilum genome encodes these proteins:
- a CDS encoding ATP-dependent 6-phosphofructokinase: protein MKELTPADLTVRNLGERTIVSPLEIQFGEMGYEHAFFSDDSRVLVDHSLSHLKNLNGAEPACFEVAGPRRKIYFHPRKTTGAIVTCGGLCPGLNDVIRAIVNQSFYRYGVRRIFGIRYGFEGLVESYGHQPYNLTPESVSNIHSFGGTRLGSSRGPQDPAKMVDYLSDLGVNILYVIGGDGSQRGALAIEQEAIRRGMELAVVGVPKTIDNDMIYMDKSFGYETACAAAVTAINAAHTEARSARNGVGLVRLMGRHSGFIACSASIASGDVNCVLIPEVPFELDGEHGVLANLYERVMRRGHSVIIVAEGAGEHLMTGPGGADASGNKKLGDIGVFLKGKIEEYFRSRETELTLKYIDPSYMIRSVPASPQDRIYCMRLGQAAVHAAMAGKTGIVVGRWHSTYVHLPISLVTSARKQVDPKGDIWLSVLESTGQPARFY, encoded by the coding sequence ATGAAAGAACTCACGCCTGCCGACCTGACAGTCAGAAACCTGGGCGAGCGAACGATCGTTTCGCCTCTGGAAATCCAGTTCGGCGAGATGGGATACGAACACGCGTTTTTCTCAGACGATTCGCGCGTGCTGGTGGACCACTCGCTGAGCCATCTGAAGAACCTCAATGGCGCGGAACCCGCCTGCTTTGAAGTAGCCGGACCGCGACGCAAGATCTACTTCCACCCGAGAAAGACCACTGGGGCCATCGTCACCTGCGGCGGCCTGTGTCCCGGGTTGAATGACGTCATTCGTGCCATCGTCAACCAATCCTTCTACCGCTACGGCGTGCGCCGCATCTTCGGCATCCGCTACGGGTTTGAAGGTCTCGTGGAATCCTACGGCCACCAGCCGTACAACCTCACCCCCGAGTCCGTCAGCAACATCCACTCCTTTGGTGGGACGCGGCTCGGCTCTTCACGCGGTCCGCAAGACCCGGCGAAGATGGTGGATTATCTCTCCGATCTCGGCGTCAATATCCTGTACGTCATCGGAGGCGATGGCTCCCAGCGCGGAGCGCTCGCAATTGAACAGGAAGCGATTCGCCGCGGCATGGAGCTTGCCGTTGTCGGTGTGCCCAAGACCATCGACAACGACATGATCTACATGGACAAGAGTTTCGGCTACGAAACTGCCTGCGCCGCCGCGGTCACCGCCATCAATGCCGCGCACACCGAGGCCCGCAGCGCCCGCAATGGCGTCGGCCTCGTCCGCCTCATGGGCCGCCACTCCGGCTTTATTGCCTGCTCCGCCTCCATCGCCAGCGGCGATGTGAACTGCGTCCTCATTCCCGAGGTCCCGTTCGAGCTCGACGGAGAACATGGCGTTTTGGCCAACCTCTACGAGCGCGTCATGCGCCGCGGCCATTCCGTGATCATCGTGGCCGAGGGCGCGGGGGAACACCTCATGACCGGTCCCGGCGGTGCGGATGCGTCGGGCAACAAGAAGCTCGGCGACATCGGTGTCTTCCTGAAGGGGAAAATCGAGGAGTATTTCCGCAGCCGCGAGACCGAGCTGACGCTCAAGTACATCGACCCGAGCTACATGATCCGCAGCGTGCCCGCCTCGCCTCAGGACCGCATCTACTGCATGCGTCTCGGCCAGGCTGCCGTGCACGCCGCCATGGCAGGCAAGACCGGCATCGTCGTGGGCCGCTGGCACAGTACCTACGTGCACCTGCCGATCAGTCTTGTCACCTCGGCCCGCAAACAGGTCGATCCCAAGGGCGACATCTGGCTCTCCGTGCTCGAGTCCACCGGACAACCCGCCCGGTTCTACTAA
- a CDS encoding 2-hydroxyacid dehydrogenase, with amino-acid sequence MKIAVFSTKQYDQKFLLAANGAGEHEFNFFEEKLNSNTVFLAQGHDAICCFVNDILTAHVLDQLKALGIKFIALRCAGFNQVDIRHADSIGIKVTHVPAYSPFAVAEFALTLILALNRKIHRAYNRVRDGNFSIEGLQGFDLNGCTIGLVGTGKIGRVMAQILSGFGVRVLGYDVFPNKEFGAMGKYVDLDTLFAESNIVSLHCPLTPDTYHIIDQHSIAKMKRGVMIINTSRGALVDAPAVIEGLKSGQIGYLGLDVYEQEADVFYENLSEEIIQDDVLQRLVAFPNVLVTSHQAYFTDTALKNIAQTTLDNVAAFANGEELKNAVTIEMLH; translated from the coding sequence ATGAAAATCGCAGTGTTCAGCACGAAGCAGTACGACCAGAAGTTCCTTCTCGCCGCCAATGGCGCTGGGGAGCATGAGTTCAACTTCTTTGAGGAGAAGCTTAACTCCAATACCGTCTTCCTAGCCCAGGGGCACGATGCGATCTGCTGCTTCGTTAATGACATCCTGACCGCCCATGTGCTGGATCAGCTCAAGGCACTGGGGATCAAGTTCATCGCGCTGCGTTGCGCGGGTTTCAACCAGGTCGACATCCGCCATGCGGATTCCATCGGCATCAAGGTCACGCACGTCCCAGCCTACTCGCCCTTTGCGGTGGCGGAGTTTGCGCTCACGCTGATTCTCGCGCTGAACCGCAAGATTCACCGCGCCTACAATCGCGTGCGCGACGGCAATTTCTCCATCGAGGGACTGCAGGGCTTTGACCTCAATGGCTGCACAATCGGTCTCGTCGGCACGGGCAAGATCGGCCGTGTGATGGCGCAGATCCTTTCCGGATTCGGCGTGCGCGTGCTCGGCTACGACGTGTTTCCCAACAAGGAATTCGGCGCGATGGGCAAGTATGTCGATCTGGACACGCTCTTTGCCGAGTCCAACATCGTGAGCCTGCACTGCCCGCTCACCCCGGACACGTACCACATCATCGACCAGCACAGCATCGCCAAGATGAAGCGCGGCGTGATGATCATCAACACGAGCCGTGGCGCTCTTGTCGATGCTCCGGCGGTGATCGAGGGTCTCAAGAGCGGCCAGATCGGCTATCTCGGTCTCGACGTATACGAGCAGGAGGCGGATGTCTTTTACGAAAACCTCTCCGAGGAGATCATTCAGGATGACGTCCTCCAGCGTCTTGTGGCCTTTCCCAACGTTCTCGTGACTTCGCACCAGGCGTATTTCACAGACACGGCACTTAAGAATATCGCCCAGACCACGCTCGACAACGTGGCCGCCTTCGCCAACGGCGAGGAGTTGAAGAACGCCGTGACGATCGAGATGCTCCACTAA
- a CDS encoding GNAT family N-acetyltransferase — protein sequence MHIDYLSHHPELIAPLAQQCANEWAHLYLAWGEGEAVEEFRMARTDGGIPATLVALDEDGTLLGTVSVIEDDLPGFEHLNPWLATLLVVPEQRGRGIGAFLVREAERFAREAGYGEMYLFTESAPGLFRRMGWLEMAETTANGHEVRIFQRKLEA from the coding sequence ATGCATATCGACTATCTCTCCCATCATCCGGAGCTGATCGCACCGCTCGCGCAGCAATGCGCCAACGAATGGGCGCATCTTTATCTGGCCTGGGGAGAAGGGGAGGCGGTTGAGGAGTTTCGCATGGCGCGGACGGATGGCGGGATACCTGCAACCCTGGTTGCACTCGATGAGGATGGGACTCTGCTGGGAACGGTGAGCGTGATAGAGGATGACCTGCCGGGCTTTGAGCATCTGAATCCGTGGCTGGCCACGCTGCTCGTAGTGCCGGAGCAGCGCGGACGCGGCATCGGGGCGTTTTTGGTGCGGGAGGCGGAGCGATTTGCACGCGAGGCCGGGTATGGTGAGATGTACCTTTTCACGGAGTCCGCGCCAGGGTTGTTCCGGCGCATGGGGTGGCTCGAGATGGCGGAAACGACCGCCAATGGGCACGAAGTCCGGATTTTTCAGCGCAAGCTCGAGGCGTAA
- a CDS encoding polyphenol oxidase family protein → MIACPVETFPALDALPFARAAFLQRAPGIDVLTDRETALARLWEVHRHTADEAGFAGMPFAVAEQVHGSIVAAVSGPTSAPVPGADGLITSSRGLCLAVYVADCAAVYLVDKKGRGIGLVHSGKKGTEQRIVVAAIDALRENYGIPAEDLVVQIAPCIRPPHYEIDFAAQIVRDAREAGVTEVIDCGTCTASHPDTYYSYRREMGRTGRLLALLALV, encoded by the coding sequence GTGATCGCCTGTCCGGTCGAGACGTTTCCCGCCCTCGACGCCCTGCCGTTTGCACGGGCCGCGTTTCTCCAACGCGCGCCCGGCATTGACGTCCTGACCGACCGGGAGACTGCGCTGGCGCGGCTCTGGGAGGTCCATCGCCATACGGCGGATGAGGCGGGTTTTGCGGGCATGCCCTTTGCCGTCGCCGAGCAGGTGCATGGCAGCATCGTGGCCGCAGTCTCAGGGCCGACCTCCGCACCCGTTCCGGGAGCAGATGGACTTATTACCTCATCCCGCGGCCTTTGCCTCGCTGTTTATGTGGCGGATTGCGCAGCGGTTTATCTCGTCGACAAAAAGGGGCGGGGGATAGGACTGGTACATTCCGGCAAGAAGGGCACCGAGCAACGCATCGTTGTCGCTGCCATCGATGCCTTGCGTGAGAACTATGGCATCCCGGCCGAAGACCTGGTCGTTCAGATCGCGCCGTGCATTCGTCCACCGCATTACGAGATCGATTTCGCGGCGCAGATCGTACGCGATGCGCGCGAAGCCGGAGTCACCGAAGTGATCGATTGCGGCACCTGCACCGCTTCGCATCCCGATACGTACTATTCTTATCGCCGGGAGATGGGGAGAACGGGACGCCTTCTCGCCTTGCTTGCGCTGGTCTAG
- a CDS encoding TolC family protein: MRSLVTVSTIYRTTVCAWAITATVGFAQNTNSQFPTPSPLPTPNLSASQPVLPQMPAYAGPGTPPPMPTPYNLNQQPTSLANPVQVTLASPTPTPAATPTPGVTPAPTPLPDGTMPLTPPPLPTPVMQDASTLSDQLPPLPAPTQSAENLLPTKETGKMESSEELAMKQKMVMADFEKSLTALIARQRNPKVADLTLNDAVQIALKQNPQILNAIQQIRLTRGQLIQVVSQVMPQLGITSGYTQQAQDLTTNGRSSGGRIEIPNPNGKSTVLTFGGNQGGVQNQTWNIQFQATQTIFDLQAVAGISAGSSAYNSAFFSLRATIDNIVSQVVTSFYQVVLNRALIVAQEQNVNLLQQQVKDQQNRYEAGTVPRFNVLQAEVALANAQPPLIQAQNAYRISLYQLVALLGMDYPKGRPSEVPFNVVGNLGYNPRKIDTDESIRVAIARNPALKAQRLDILSNGANVNAQLAGFLPTINANGGYQYTNNTGSTNLADTLSGWFFGATGTWNIWDGGLTYGNVAQAKAQLMQAKNTYDNGIRQVVLDVQQSISNLQQAKETIDSQTASVVQATEALRLARERLDAGAGTQLDVLNAQVQLLQAQTNVLQARYDYIAAMASYDYALSLDTQYVETFSDPLVRPLNPQALSKAETAHFQKATNPDKPQPALPRAFRDSDLIKPILETNPTPAPKKKQTKANSSK; this comes from the coding sequence ATGCGAAGCCTAGTCACCGTCAGCACGATTTACAGGACGACCGTTTGCGCTTGGGCGATCACGGCGACCGTGGGTTTTGCCCAGAATACAAACAGCCAGTTCCCGACCCCGTCTCCGCTGCCGACTCCGAATCTCAGTGCGAGCCAGCCGGTGCTGCCTCAGATGCCCGCCTATGCCGGGCCCGGCACGCCGCCGCCGATGCCGACGCCATATAACCTGAACCAGCAGCCGACCTCGCTGGCCAATCCGGTGCAGGTCACCCTGGCCTCTCCGACTCCGACTCCAGCGGCCACACCCACGCCGGGAGTGACTCCGGCTCCCACCCCGCTGCCCGATGGCACGATGCCGCTTACACCTCCGCCTCTGCCCACCCCGGTGATGCAGGACGCGTCGACGCTCTCCGACCAGTTACCTCCCTTGCCCGCTCCCACGCAGTCTGCAGAGAATCTTTTGCCGACCAAAGAGACCGGCAAGATGGAGAGCTCCGAGGAACTGGCGATGAAGCAGAAGATGGTGATGGCCGACTTTGAGAAATCCCTCACGGCTCTCATTGCCCGCCAGCGCAATCCCAAAGTCGCGGACCTCACGCTCAATGATGCCGTGCAGATCGCGTTGAAGCAGAATCCGCAAATCCTCAATGCGATCCAGCAGATCCGCTTGACCCGCGGCCAGTTGATCCAGGTGGTCTCACAGGTGATGCCGCAACTGGGCATCACCTCGGGTTACACCCAGCAGGCGCAGGATTTGACCACGAATGGCCGCTCCTCCGGTGGCCGCATTGAGATTCCGAACCCGAACGGCAAATCCACCGTGCTGACCTTTGGCGGCAACCAGGGAGGCGTGCAGAATCAGACTTGGAATATCCAGTTCCAGGCAACTCAGACGATCTTCGACCTTCAGGCGGTCGCCGGGATTTCGGCCGGAAGCTCCGCCTATAATAGCGCGTTCTTCAGCCTCCGAGCGACGATCGACAACATTGTCTCGCAGGTAGTCACCAGCTTTTACCAGGTGGTGCTGAACCGCGCCCTCATCGTGGCGCAGGAGCAGAACGTCAACCTCCTCCAGCAGCAGGTGAAGGATCAGCAGAACCGCTACGAGGCGGGAACCGTGCCGCGTTTCAACGTGCTGCAGGCCGAGGTGGCGCTGGCCAATGCCCAGCCGCCGCTCATTCAGGCGCAGAATGCCTACCGCATCTCGCTGTACCAACTCGTCGCTCTGCTTGGCATGGATTATCCGAAAGGCCGCCCGAGCGAGGTGCCGTTCAATGTGGTTGGCAATCTCGGCTACAACCCGCGCAAGATCGACACGGATGAATCGATCCGTGTGGCCATCGCCCGCAACCCGGCTCTGAAGGCCCAGCGCCTCGACATCCTCTCCAACGGAGCCAACGTCAACGCCCAACTCGCCGGGTTCCTCCCGACGATTAACGCCAACGGCGGTTACCAATACACGAACAACACCGGATCGACGAACCTGGCCGACACGCTTTCGGGATGGTTCTTCGGTGCTACGGGCACTTGGAATATCTGGGACGGCGGCCTCACCTACGGCAATGTCGCACAGGCCAAGGCACAGTTGATGCAGGCCAAGAACACCTACGACAACGGTATTCGCCAGGTCGTGCTCGATGTCCAGCAGTCGATCTCCAATTTGCAACAGGCCAAGGAGACGATCGACAGCCAGACGGCCAGCGTCGTACAGGCGACGGAAGCCCTCCGACTCGCCCGCGAGCGACTCGATGCCGGTGCCGGCACCCAGCTGGACGTCTTGAACGCCCAGGTGCAGCTCCTTCAAGCCCAGACCAACGTACTCCAGGCTCGCTACGATTACATCGCGGCGATGGCCAGCTACGACTATGCACTTTCGCTCGATACCCAGTACGTCGAGACATTCTCCGATCCGCTCGTGCGTCCGCTCAACCCGCAGGCTCTCAGCAAGGCGGAGACAGCCCACTTCCAGAAGGCGACGAATCCCGACAAGCCGCAGCCGGCCTTGCCTCGCGCCTTCCGCGACAGCGATCTGATCAAGCCGATCCTCGAGACGAATCCGACTCCGGCTCCGAAAAAGAAGCAGACCAAGGCGAACTCTTCCAAGTGA
- a CDS encoding MarR family winged helix-turn-helix transcriptional regulator encodes MAIDLTPNQSRPDVERLADIVMSLQRCFVLRLSEQLGRGQVSFPQYFLLGHLSDGMPVTMSEVAERMDHSTAAATGLVDRLENLGYVERTHATNDRRKVLVRITPKGTELVERMRQDIVNNLSQIMDMLEPEERRSWLNIYEKIYQFCHNKEKSCEA; translated from the coding sequence ATGGCGATAGACCTGACACCGAACCAGAGCCGGCCCGATGTGGAACGGCTTGCCGATATCGTGATGTCACTTCAGCGCTGTTTTGTGCTGCGTCTCTCGGAGCAACTCGGTCGCGGGCAGGTGTCGTTCCCGCAGTACTTCCTGCTGGGCCATCTGTCCGACGGGATGCCGGTGACGATGAGTGAGGTGGCCGAGCGGATGGATCATTCCACCGCGGCTGCGACGGGATTGGTCGATCGCCTGGAGAATCTCGGGTACGTCGAACGTACTCACGCCACCAACGATCGGAGAAAGGTCCTCGTGCGCATTACGCCCAAGGGGACGGAGCTGGTCGAGCGGATGCGTCAGGACATCGTCAACAACCTCAGCCAGATCATGGACATGCTCGAGCCGGAAGAGCGCCGCTCCTGGTTGAACATTTACGAGAAAATTTACCAATTTTGCCACAACAAGGAAAAGTCATGCGAAGCCTAG
- a CDS encoding FmdB family zinc ribbon protein yields the protein MPTYVYETIPAKKGAKPRRFEIRQSIKDAALTHDPESGEPVRRVIAGGVGVLTGSSSSTSRHVHTSSCGCGAGGCGR from the coding sequence ATGCCCACGTACGTGTATGAAACGATTCCGGCAAAGAAGGGCGCCAAGCCGCGCCGCTTCGAGATTCGCCAGAGCATCAAGGATGCCGCGTTGACTCATGATCCGGAGAGCGGCGAACCTGTGCGCCGGGTGATCGCCGGGGGAGTTGGCGTGTTAACCGGTTCATCCTCATCGACGAGCCGTCACGTGCATACCTCGTCCTGTGGATGTGGCGCAGGCGGATGCGGTCGGTAA
- a CDS encoding prephenate dehydratase: MQTRHLSGSLISRKKRGMPEIYYLGPEGTFSHILARKRFGRRANLVACPAIEAIYDRVRENPSGLGLVPVENSSGGTVYDSVDAMIRNAGKIFLREELSLDVRIALLGHAGQEVTTIYSHFIQLKHHAEWLKQRYPKARQRAVASTAIAAQKAKASPHAAALASPGAAEVYGLDVLEKSHAGSVNVTHFAIIGASPAPEIDEVRKTALIAALPNSCGSLHQFLGPFARLGVSLTRIVSRPVPGKPQTYVFFVEIEGGEHDPAAAKALARARKLSESLVSLGTFPVRGRFKS, from the coding sequence ATGCAAACTCGCCACTTGTCAGGCAGCCTGATCAGCCGGAAAAAGAGAGGAATGCCGGAGATTTACTACCTGGGCCCAGAAGGAACCTTCTCTCATATCCTTGCCCGGAAGCGATTTGGCCGCCGCGCCAACCTCGTCGCCTGCCCTGCGATCGAGGCCATTTATGATCGTGTGCGCGAAAATCCCTCCGGCCTCGGCCTCGTCCCGGTGGAGAACTCCAGCGGCGGGACCGTTTACGATTCCGTCGACGCCATGATCCGCAATGCCGGAAAGATCTTCCTCCGCGAAGAACTCTCCCTCGACGTCCGTATCGCCCTCCTCGGTCACGCCGGGCAGGAGGTCACGACCATCTACTCGCATTTCATCCAGCTCAAGCATCACGCGGAATGGCTGAAACAGCGTTATCCCAAGGCTCGCCAGCGAGCCGTCGCCAGTACCGCCATCGCGGCGCAGAAGGCTAAGGCGTCGCCCCACGCGGCGGCTCTCGCCTCGCCCGGAGCCGCCGAGGTGTACGGCCTCGACGTCCTGGAGAAATCCCACGCTGGCAGCGTAAATGTGACCCACTTTGCGATCATCGGCGCATCACCCGCGCCGGAAATCGACGAGGTGCGCAAGACGGCCCTCATCGCCGCCTTGCCCAACTCCTGCGGCAGCCTCCATCAATTCCTTGGTCCCTTCGCCCGTCTCGGCGTGAGCCTCACCCGCATCGTTTCGCGGCCGGTGCCAGGAAAACCACAGACCTACGTCTTCTTTGTCGAGATCGAGGGCGGCGAGCACGATCCAGCAGCAGCCAAGGCGCTCGCACGTGCACGCAAGCTTTCCGAGTCACTCGTAAGCCTCGGAACGTTCCCCGTGCGAGGGCGTTTCAAATCGTAA
- a CDS encoding PD40 domain-containing protein has protein sequence MKRAVLLLFALAALAQAQEPATITIRKGDTTSVALKTIGGGDGATATKVLQNDLDLSGLFSLTPPERASYIISGNANGGSLEGQVVDQRGSVVLQKSYAGGTRAAVHHFADDIVETLTGKKGIASTKIAFVATRTGRKEIYTADYDGANVRQITNDGSISVAPALSSDGSKLAYTGYQSGYADIYLIDLASGARNRIIKFPGTNSGASFSPDGDRIACTLSKDGNPELYIVGANGSGARRLTKTSGVESSPTWSPDGSQIIYSSDDRGGPQLYKIGAGGGSGQPISTGYNYCTEPSWSPDGRKVAFTVRTGGFSIAVKDLQGGATQLLTAGEDPVFGADSRHVIFSNGSSLILLDTQNGRQVPIVTGLGKVTEPTWSL, from the coding sequence ATGAAGCGAGCTGTCCTACTCCTCTTTGCCCTTGCCGCTCTGGCGCAAGCGCAGGAACCGGCCACCATCACCATCCGCAAAGGCGATACCACGAGCGTCGCGCTGAAGACCATCGGAGGCGGAGATGGCGCAACCGCCACCAAGGTGCTGCAGAACGACCTCGACCTCTCCGGTCTCTTCTCGCTCACGCCGCCCGAGCGTGCGAGCTACATCATCTCCGGCAATGCCAACGGCGGTTCCCTGGAGGGACAGGTCGTCGACCAGCGCGGCAGCGTCGTGCTGCAGAAGTCGTATGCTGGCGGCACCCGCGCCGCAGTGCATCACTTCGCCGATGACATCGTCGAAACGCTTACGGGCAAGAAGGGTATCGCGAGCACCAAGATCGCCTTTGTCGCCACCCGCACTGGCCGCAAGGAAATCTATACCGCCGACTACGATGGCGCGAACGTCCGACAGATCACCAATGACGGCTCGATCAGCGTCGCTCCGGCCCTTTCCTCCGACGGCTCGAAACTCGCCTATACGGGATACCAGAGCGGCTACGCCGACATTTATCTCATCGATCTCGCCTCCGGTGCTCGCAACCGCATCATCAAATTCCCCGGCACCAACTCGGGCGCTTCCTTCTCGCCCGATGGCGACCGCATCGCCTGCACACTAAGCAAGGACGGCAACCCCGAGCTTTACATCGTCGGCGCCAACGGCTCCGGCGCTCGCCGCCTGACCAAGACCTCCGGTGTGGAGTCTTCGCCAACCTGGTCGCCTGATGGTTCGCAGATCATCTACTCCTCCGACGATCGCGGCGGTCCGCAGCTTTACAAGATCGGAGCGGGCGGCGGCTCAGGCCAGCCCATCTCGACCGGCTACAACTACTGCACCGAGCCGAGCTGGTCGCCTGATGGTCGCAAGGTTGCCTTCACCGTCCGCACGGGCGGTTTCTCCATCGCCGTGAAGGATCTCCAGGGTGGTGCGACCCAGCTCCTCACCGCGGGCGAAGACCCCGTTTTCGGCGCGGATTCCCGCCACGTGATCTTCAGCAACGGCTCGTCACTCATCCTGCTCGACACGCAGAACGGACGTCAGGTTCCCATCGTTACCGGCCTCGGGAAAGTAACCGAGCCCACCTGGTCTCTGTAA
- a CDS encoding glucose-6-phosphate dehydrogenase assembly protein OpcA, with protein sequence MSLAVDPGLPVEIGTIGKELGKLWEESGDTKTRASLINLAIYTENPDAVPWNTGLIAEIAGEHACRALLIFADPASEKPDARAWISAHCHMAGKGERQICSEQITFELDGEMVHSLPNIVFSHLDSDLPLYFWWQGEFREPLDQKLWSWIDRLIFDSADWQKPVEQLAIARKIATLNAERTILCDLNWTRLLGTRFALAQLFDHSCANARMREIEKVTITTSRRSTGLLLLGWLATQFGWKFQSLLGKEFFLPQSGGHIDFSVTEKPGADIAEVSFQTADVSFGIRREEYSEYFHGYIDGGGFCNTNMVLSAGKSRIEDILLMELSRGGKHPLYAKAISAIEPLLGH encoded by the coding sequence ATGAGCCTCGCGGTGGACCCCGGATTGCCGGTGGAAATCGGCACGATCGGCAAGGAGCTCGGGAAATTGTGGGAGGAGAGCGGCGACACAAAGACGCGCGCCTCACTCATCAATCTCGCGATCTATACCGAGAATCCCGACGCGGTGCCGTGGAATACCGGACTCATCGCAGAAATCGCGGGCGAACACGCCTGCCGTGCCCTGCTGATCTTTGCCGACCCGGCCTCGGAGAAACCCGACGCCCGAGCCTGGATCAGCGCTCACTGCCACATGGCAGGCAAGGGCGAGCGGCAAATTTGCTCCGAGCAGATCACCTTCGAGCTCGATGGCGAGATGGTGCATTCGCTGCCCAACATCGTCTTTTCCCACCTCGACTCCGACCTGCCACTTTATTTCTGGTGGCAGGGGGAATTCCGCGAGCCGCTGGACCAGAAGCTCTGGAGCTGGATCGACCGGCTCATCTTTGACAGCGCCGACTGGCAGAAGCCCGTCGAGCAGCTCGCCATCGCACGCAAGATCGCCACGCTCAATGCCGAGCGCACGATCCTTTGCGATCTCAACTGGACTCGTCTGCTTGGGACACGCTTCGCGCTGGCCCAACTGTTTGACCACTCCTGTGCGAATGCCCGCATGCGCGAGATCGAGAAGGTCACGATCACGACGTCGCGCCGCAGCACGGGCCTGCTCCTGCTCGGGTGGCTGGCTACACAGTTCGGCTGGAAGTTCCAGTCGCTGCTCGGCAAGGAGTTTTTCCTTCCGCAGAGCGGCGGGCACATCGATTTCAGCGTAACCGAAAAGCCCGGTGCGGATATTGCGGAGGTTTCTTTCCAGACGGCGGATGTGTCCTTTGGCATCCGACGCGAGGAGTATTCCGAGTATTTCCACGGCTACATCGACGGCGGCGGCTTCTGCAACACGAACATGGTGTTGTCGGCCGGCAAGTCCCGCATCGAGGACATTCTCCTCATGGAACTCAGCCGCGGCGGCAAGCACCCGTTGTACGCCAAGGCGATCTCAGCGATCGAGCCGTTGCTCGGCCACTAG